Part of the Maridesulfovibrio sp. genome, TAATATTTGCAGATGCGCAGCAGGCGACGGAACACCATAGCCATGTGCGATCCCATAACCCCCCTGTAGGTATGAACTTCATCGACCACAATGTGGGTCAGTCCGGCAAGGAAGGGCGCCCATTTTTCATGGTACGGCAACATGGAGAGATGCAGCATTTCCGGGTTGGTCAGGATTACTGCGGGCGGGGTATCGCGTATTTTCTTGCGTCTATAGGGGGAAGTATCCCCGTCATAGATGGCAGCTTCGGGTCGTGCGTGTTCCGGGAGCAGGGCAGCCATTTCATTAAAGGTCTTGAGCTGGTCCTGTGCAAGGGCTTTGAGCGGAAAAAGATAGAGGGCGTGGGAATCAGGATCACGCAAACACTGCTCCAGTACGGGCAGATTATAGGTCAGGGTCTTTCCGCTGGCTGTCGGTGTGGCGACCACCACATTGCGTCCGGCCCGGGCGTAGTCTGTAGCTTCAGCCTGATGGGAATACAGATGCTCAATATTCCTGAAGCCGAGCACGGAATTTACCGAGGGTGAAAAAGGGCGGCGGGGTTCGCCATAGGAGGGATCTGTCCCTTCCATGGTCCGGTGGTGGACAACTTGATCGCCCATGGTCGGTGAAGCGAGCAGGGAGTTGATATATTCTTGGATTCTGTCTTGATCATGCATCAGGGAAATAGAGTCATATCGTAATTAAGATTCGTCAAGAAAAAAGGGCCGCACGTTTTCACGTGCAGCCCTTGGATAAGCTTGGTCTGTAAAGCGTAAGCTATGCTTTTACAGTTTCACCGGCAGTTTCAGTATTTTTAGCTGCAATGTCTGCAGCAGCGGTGAAGATAACGTCGGTGGAGCTGTTCAGTGCGGTCTCAGCAGAGTCCTGAATTACACCAACGATGAAACCTGCAGCAACAACCTGCATGGAGATTTCGTTGGGAACACCGAAGAGAGAACATGCGAGGGGGATCAGCAGCAGGGAGCCGCCGGCAACACCGGAAGCACCGCATGCGGATACGGAAGCGATGATGCTGAGCAGCAGAGCAGTTGCTATATCAACCTGAATACCGAGGGTATGTACTGCAGCAAGAGTCATAACGGTGATAGTGATAGCTGCACCGCCCATGTTTACGGTAGCACCGAGGGGGATGGATACGGAGTAAGTGTCTTCGTGCAGGTCGAGTTTCTTACACAGTTCCATGTTAACCGGAATGTTTGCTGCGGAGCTGCGGGTAAAGAATGCGGTGATACCACTTTCACGCAGGCAGGTGAAAACGAGGGGGTAAGGGTTGCTTCTGGTTTTAAACCATACGATGGCAGGGTTGATAATCAGAGCTATGGTACCCATGGAAATGAGCAGAACCATGATCAGGTGGCTGTATCCTGCCAGTGCGGAGAAACCGGTAGTGGCGATAGTATCTGATACGAGACCGAAAATACCGAGGGGAGCAAAGC contains:
- the sstT gene encoding serine/threonine transporter SstT, with translation MTQSTNIFKRIASGSLVVQIMIGIAAGIALATFAPEAAKSVSLLGSLFVKGLKAVAPILVFVIVAASIANQKKGAHTNMRSIISLYLIGTFMSALVAVTMSFLMPTTLTLVATETSATPPGGIAEVLNTLLFKIVDNPVNALYTGNFIGILAWALALGFFFQHASDATKQVLNDISDGVSGIVKLVIRFAPLGIFGLVSDTIATTGFSALAGYSHLIMVLLISMGTIALIINPAIVWFKTRSNPYPLVFTCLRESGITAFFTRSSAANIPVNMELCKKLDLHEDTYSVSIPLGATVNMGGAAITITVMTLAAVHTLGIQVDIATALLLSIIASVSACGASGVAGGSLLLIPLACSLFGVPNEISMQVVAAGFIVGVIQDSAETALNSSTDVIFTAAADIAAKNTETAGETVKA